In Micrococcus luteus NCTC 2665, a single window of DNA contains:
- a CDS encoding catalase, which produces MTTQQPDIPGTPGPITPDLEEHTALTHPDQPVAVPAPDQRGPAQVSPTGQDTGADPATAAQGCPYLTTAHGVRLQDSDHSLKAGRRGPTLLQDHHLREKLSHFDHERIPERVVHARGAGAHGVFRGYGTAAKISRAGLFAKDKETEVFVRFSTVAGSRGSMDLARDTRGFATKFYTDEGTWDLVGNNIPVFFVQDAIKFPDVVHSVKPHPDREIPQAQSAHDTFWDFVSLHTEAQHHTLWNMSDRGIPRSYRMMEGFGVHTYRLIAADGSTVLVKFHWKPMLGVHSVTWEEALLTNGIDPDFHRRDLADAIEAGAFPEWELGVQVFEDNEEQMFEGIDLLDPTKLVPEELAPVQPLGRMTLNANPSNYFAETEQVAFNPANLVPGIDVTNDPLLQGRLFSYLDTQLTRLGGPNWNQLPINRPHAPVNDMLRDGFHQGAVHRGVAPYRPNSLDGGLPYETPADDHAFIEHPEPLPASVKERAHAASFDDHFSQARLFFLSLSEVEREHVAQAYTFELGKCYEQTIRERQLAHLAAIDTRLAHQVADGLGIPVPAPTETPADVQPSPVLSQIGGAWPLDGRQVGVVVGESVDEKELDALVQGIHGAGMVPLVIAPKGGPVAGEIVAQRTYLTAVSIELDAVVVASPAAPAADAAPGLDEKAGAAASEAVDPRVVKVLQEMWRHSKAILALEPAEAVLAAAQVSGKGVESAADGASAVSRLTELLPAHRVWGRFPTTGRLAD; this is translated from the coding sequence ATGACCACCCAGCAGCCCGACATCCCCGGCACGCCGGGGCCGATCACCCCCGACCTCGAGGAGCACACCGCCCTCACCCACCCGGACCAGCCCGTGGCCGTGCCGGCCCCGGACCAGCGCGGTCCGGCCCAGGTCTCCCCCACCGGCCAGGACACCGGCGCCGACCCCGCGACCGCCGCGCAGGGCTGCCCGTACCTAACCACCGCGCACGGCGTGCGCCTGCAGGACTCGGACCACTCGCTCAAGGCCGGCCGCCGAGGCCCCACCCTCCTGCAGGACCACCACCTGCGGGAGAAGCTCAGCCACTTCGACCACGAGCGCATCCCCGAGCGCGTGGTCCACGCCCGCGGCGCCGGCGCCCACGGCGTGTTCCGCGGCTACGGCACCGCCGCGAAGATCAGCCGGGCCGGACTCTTCGCCAAGGACAAGGAGACGGAGGTGTTCGTCCGCTTCTCCACCGTGGCCGGCTCGCGCGGCTCCATGGATCTGGCACGTGACACCCGCGGCTTCGCCACCAAGTTCTACACGGACGAGGGCACGTGGGACCTGGTGGGCAACAACATCCCCGTGTTCTTCGTGCAGGACGCCATCAAGTTCCCGGACGTCGTGCACTCGGTGAAGCCGCACCCGGATCGGGAGATCCCGCAGGCGCAGTCCGCGCACGACACGTTCTGGGACTTCGTGTCCCTGCACACCGAGGCGCAGCACCACACCCTGTGGAACATGTCCGACCGCGGCATCCCGCGTTCCTACCGCATGATGGAGGGCTTCGGCGTCCACACCTACCGCCTGATCGCGGCGGACGGCTCCACCGTGCTGGTCAAGTTCCACTGGAAGCCGATGCTCGGCGTGCACTCCGTGACCTGGGAGGAGGCGCTGCTCACCAACGGCATAGACCCGGACTTCCACCGGCGTGACCTCGCCGACGCGATCGAGGCCGGCGCCTTCCCCGAGTGGGAGCTCGGCGTGCAGGTGTTCGAGGACAACGAGGAGCAGATGTTCGAGGGGATCGACCTGCTCGACCCCACGAAGCTGGTCCCGGAGGAGCTCGCCCCTGTGCAGCCCCTCGGCCGCATGACGCTGAACGCCAACCCGTCCAACTACTTCGCGGAGACGGAGCAGGTGGCCTTCAACCCGGCCAACCTCGTGCCCGGCATCGACGTCACCAACGACCCGCTCCTGCAGGGCCGCCTCTTCTCCTACCTGGACACGCAGCTCACCCGCCTCGGCGGGCCGAACTGGAACCAGCTGCCCATCAACCGCCCGCACGCCCCGGTCAACGACATGCTGCGTGACGGCTTCCACCAGGGCGCCGTGCATCGCGGCGTGGCGCCGTACCGGCCCAATTCGCTCGACGGCGGCCTGCCGTACGAGACCCCCGCGGACGACCACGCGTTCATCGAGCACCCGGAGCCGCTGCCGGCCTCGGTCAAGGAGCGCGCGCACGCCGCATCCTTCGACGACCACTTCTCGCAGGCGCGCCTGTTCTTCCTCTCACTCTCCGAGGTGGAGCGCGAGCACGTGGCGCAGGCGTACACGTTCGAGCTGGGCAAGTGCTACGAGCAGACCATCCGCGAGCGCCAGCTGGCCCACCTCGCCGCGATCGACACGCGACTGGCCCATCAGGTCGCGGACGGCCTGGGCATCCCCGTTCCCGCGCCGACCGAGACCCCGGCCGACGTGCAGCCCTCCCCCGTGCTGTCCCAGATCGGCGGCGCGTGGCCGCTCGACGGCCGTCAGGTCGGCGTCGTGGTGGGCGAGTCCGTGGACGAGAAGGAGCTGGACGCCCTCGTGCAGGGCATCCACGGTGCGGGCATGGTCCCGCTAGTCATCGCGCCGAAGGGCGGCCCCGTGGCCGGGGAGATCGTGGCCCAGCGGACCTACCTGACCGCGGTGTCCATCGAGCTGGATGCCGTGGTCGTGGCCTCGCCGGCGGCCCCCGCCGCTGACGCCGCCCCCGGCCTGGATGAGAAGGCCGGCGCCGCCGCCTCCGAGGCGGTGGACCCGCGCGTCGTCAAGGTGCTGCAGGAGATGTGGCGCCACTCCAAGGCGATCCTCGCCCTCGAGCCGGCGGAGGCCGTCCTCGCGGCCGCCCAGGTGTCCGGCAAGGGCGTCGAGTCCGCGGCGGACGGCGCCTCCGCCGTCAGCCGGCTGACGGAGCTGCTGCCCGCGCACCGCGTGTGGGGGCGCTTCCCGACCACGGGCCGCCTGGCCGACTGA
- the bioB gene encoding biotin synthase BioB, whose translation MTATQDAPAVDPRPAAALEPEALVDRIEAGHRLTAEEAVAVLDAPDADTFRIVAAASRLREKHFGRTVKVNYLVSLKTGLCPENCTYCSQRLGTEAEILRYTWLKPEEAVRQAGLGIAGGASRVCMVASGTGPTDRDVDRVAGMVGDLKAQHPDVEVCACLGFLKDGQAEKLKDAGVDAYNHNLNTAESHYESICTSHTYEQRVDTVQRAGAAGLSSCSGLIAGMGETHEQLVEAVLALRDLDSDSIPVNFLMPFDGTPLQGHQQLTPLECLRILAMVRLACPDKELRIAGGREMHLRSLQPVGLQVANSIFLGDYLTSEGQDAEADLQMIADAGFTVLGAEERTQRAAADGGAPAGGCCGGTTDAGPCGSGAAVASEAGVAEDARPDTGAEATVKPELRRRGAGTAEPANA comes from the coding sequence ATGACCGCCACCCAGGACGCCCCCGCCGTCGACCCCCGCCCCGCCGCCGCCCTCGAGCCCGAGGCCCTCGTGGACCGCATCGAGGCGGGCCACCGCCTCACCGCTGAAGAGGCCGTCGCTGTGCTGGACGCCCCGGACGCGGACACGTTCCGCATCGTCGCGGCGGCCTCGCGCCTGCGCGAGAAGCACTTCGGCCGCACGGTCAAGGTCAACTACCTGGTCAGCCTCAAGACCGGCCTCTGCCCGGAGAACTGCACCTACTGCTCCCAGCGTCTCGGCACCGAGGCCGAGATCCTGCGCTACACGTGGCTCAAGCCGGAGGAGGCCGTCCGCCAGGCGGGCCTGGGCATCGCCGGCGGCGCCTCGCGCGTGTGCATGGTCGCCTCCGGCACCGGCCCCACGGACCGCGACGTCGACCGCGTGGCCGGCATGGTCGGCGACCTCAAGGCCCAGCACCCGGACGTCGAGGTGTGCGCGTGCCTCGGCTTCCTCAAGGACGGCCAGGCCGAGAAGCTCAAGGACGCCGGCGTCGACGCCTACAACCACAACCTCAACACGGCCGAGTCCCACTACGAGTCCATCTGCACTTCCCACACCTACGAGCAGCGCGTGGACACCGTGCAGCGGGCCGGCGCCGCCGGTCTGTCCTCCTGCAGCGGCCTGATCGCGGGCATGGGGGAGACGCACGAGCAGCTCGTCGAGGCCGTCCTCGCGCTCCGCGACCTGGACTCCGACTCCATTCCCGTCAACTTCCTCATGCCCTTCGACGGCACCCCGCTGCAGGGCCACCAGCAGCTCACCCCGCTCGAGTGCCTCCGCATCCTCGCCATGGTCCGCCTGGCCTGCCCGGACAAGGAGCTGCGCATCGCCGGCGGCCGCGAGATGCACCTGCGCTCCCTGCAGCCGGTCGGCCTGCAGGTTGCCAACTCGATCTTCCTCGGTGACTACCTCACCTCCGAGGGCCAGGACGCCGAGGCGGACCTGCAGATGATCGCCGACGCCGGCTTCACCGTGCTCGGCGCCGAGGAACGCACGCAGCGGGCCGCGGCCGACGGCGGCGCCCCGGCCGGCGGCTGCTGCGGCGGCACGACCGACGCCGGCCCGTGCGGCTCCGGGGCGGCCGTCGCCTCGGAGGCCGGGGTCGCGGAGGACGCCCGACCCGACACGGGCGCCGAGGCCACCGTGAAGCCCGAGCTGCGCCGCCGGGGCGCGGGCACGGCCGAACCCGCCAACGCCTGA
- a CDS encoding GNAT family N-acetyltransferase: MATPLLELAASRGVCFPLRTRRLTLTPFRGLDAPSVWGFCRREQVWAWTSGRPESEGALRESYLGAGDRLTVRAGDVIIGVGKVAVQDAWSQGGPREEARDAQAELGWTIDPRQAGQGYGTELARALLGFAFNDLGVRRVEAHAFADNAPSLRIMEKVGMRHEGTFKEESLHLTRGWVDGATYAMLASEFHSSLTQE; encoded by the coding sequence ATGGCCACCCCTCTCCTGGAGCTCGCCGCGAGTCGAGGCGTCTGCTTCCCGCTGCGCACCCGCCGGCTGACCCTCACCCCGTTCCGGGGTCTCGATGCACCCTCCGTGTGGGGCTTCTGCCGTCGTGAGCAGGTGTGGGCGTGGACCTCCGGCCGCCCGGAGAGTGAGGGCGCGCTGCGTGAGTCCTACCTCGGGGCGGGGGACCGCCTCACCGTGCGGGCTGGAGACGTCATCATCGGTGTCGGGAAGGTCGCGGTGCAGGACGCGTGGAGTCAGGGTGGCCCGCGGGAGGAAGCCCGGGACGCCCAGGCCGAGCTCGGCTGGACGATCGATCCGCGCCAGGCGGGGCAGGGCTATGGCACGGAGCTTGCTCGAGCCCTGCTGGGCTTCGCGTTCAACGATCTCGGTGTGCGGCGCGTGGAGGCTCACGCCTTCGCGGACAACGCTCCGAGTCTGCGCATCATGGAGAAGGTGGGGATGCGTCACGAGGGCACGTTCAAGGAGGAGTCTCTGCATCTCACGCGCGGTTGGGTGGATGGTGCCACCTACGCGATGCTCGCCTCGGAGTTCCATTCGTCCCTCACGCAGGAGTGA
- the aceB gene encoding malate synthase A, with protein MSPQTTTPTLHEIHADDVREHTPLPHDVSTQAIPVVIPEGAAPVVTVHGPVDGRQAEILTDEALAFLGRLHRLAEDRRRRLLEEREYTRRRITDGWNPHYLRSTRRVREDDSWRVAPLAPGLQDRRVEITGPVDRKMTINALNSGASGWLADFEDSSTPSWDRMLDGQVNLFDAIRDQIDFTSPEGKEYRLRERELTDRPTIIVRPRGWHLLEDHIRVDGEPMAGALVDFGLYFFHNADELIRRGHGPYFYLPKLESHLEARLWNCVFVAAQDELGIPQGTIRATVLIETITAAFQMEEILYQLRNHAAGLNAGRWDYIFSIIKNFRDRGAEFVLPDRSEVTMTQPMMRAYTEQLVRACHRRGASAIGGMSAVIPDRRNEEANAAALEKVRADKAREAGDGFDGSWVAHPDLVPVAREEFDAVLGEAPNQIRTRRREDVVPDEAALLDVAATTGSVTEAGVRMNIEVGIRYIESWLRGNGAAAIHGLMEDAATAEISRSQIWQWAHNGTGVQLTEGGVRTANRGWMEQLIREEHARILAGPLPEGHRFEDAVRVFCESALPPEYPAFLTVGAYRRHFAGQDDAAAKA; from the coding sequence ATGAGCCCGCAGACCACGACCCCCACCCTGCACGAGATCCATGCCGACGACGTTCGGGAGCACACGCCCCTGCCGCATGACGTGAGCACCCAGGCCATCCCCGTCGTCATCCCCGAGGGCGCCGCCCCCGTGGTGACCGTCCACGGGCCGGTCGACGGGCGGCAGGCCGAGATCCTCACGGACGAGGCGCTGGCGTTCCTCGGCCGCCTGCACCGGCTGGCCGAGGACCGCCGCCGGCGGCTGCTCGAGGAGCGGGAGTACACCCGGCGCCGCATCACCGACGGATGGAACCCGCACTACCTGCGGTCCACCCGCCGGGTCCGCGAGGACGACTCCTGGCGTGTGGCGCCGCTGGCCCCCGGCCTGCAGGACCGCCGCGTGGAGATCACCGGCCCCGTGGATCGGAAGATGACGATCAACGCCCTCAACTCGGGCGCCTCGGGCTGGCTCGCCGACTTCGAGGACTCCTCGACGCCGTCCTGGGACCGGATGCTGGACGGGCAGGTCAACCTGTTCGACGCGATCCGCGACCAGATCGACTTCACCTCCCCCGAGGGCAAGGAGTACCGGCTGCGCGAGCGCGAGCTCACGGACCGGCCGACCATCATCGTCCGCCCGCGCGGCTGGCACCTCCTCGAGGACCACATCCGTGTGGACGGCGAGCCGATGGCCGGCGCCCTCGTGGACTTCGGCCTGTACTTCTTCCACAACGCCGACGAGCTGATCCGCCGCGGCCACGGCCCGTACTTCTACCTGCCCAAGCTCGAGTCCCATCTCGAGGCGCGGCTGTGGAACTGCGTGTTCGTGGCGGCGCAGGACGAGCTGGGCATCCCCCAGGGCACCATCCGGGCCACCGTGCTGATCGAGACGATCACCGCGGCGTTCCAGATGGAGGAGATCCTGTACCAGCTGCGCAACCATGCCGCTGGCCTGAACGCCGGCCGCTGGGACTACATCTTCTCCATCATCAAGAACTTCCGGGACCGCGGGGCCGAGTTCGTCCTCCCGGACCGCTCGGAGGTGACCATGACCCAGCCGATGATGCGGGCCTACACGGAGCAGCTGGTCCGGGCCTGCCACCGGCGCGGCGCCTCGGCGATCGGCGGCATGTCCGCCGTGATCCCGGACCGCCGGAACGAGGAGGCCAACGCCGCCGCGCTGGAGAAGGTGCGCGCGGACAAGGCCCGCGAGGCCGGCGACGGCTTCGACGGCTCGTGGGTGGCGCACCCGGACCTCGTGCCGGTCGCCCGGGAGGAGTTCGATGCCGTGCTCGGCGAGGCCCCGAACCAGATCCGCACCCGCCGCCGCGAGGACGTGGTGCCGGACGAGGCCGCCCTGCTCGACGTCGCCGCGACCACGGGCTCGGTGACCGAGGCCGGCGTGCGGATGAACATCGAGGTCGGGATCCGCTACATCGAGTCCTGGCTGCGGGGGAACGGCGCCGCCGCGATCCACGGACTCATGGAGGACGCCGCCACGGCGGAGATCTCCCGGTCCCAGATCTGGCAGTGGGCACACAACGGCACCGGTGTGCAGCTGACCGAGGGCGGCGTGCGGACCGCCAACCGCGGCTGGATGGAGCAGCTGATCCGCGAGGAGCACGCTCGGATCCTCGCCGGCCCGCTGCCCGAGGGCCACCGGTTCGAGGACGCGGTGCGCGTGTTCTGCGAGTCGGCCCTGCCGCCGGAGTACCCGGCGTTCCTCACCGTGGGCGCGTACCGGCGCCACTTCGCCGGCCAGGACGACGCCGCGGCGAAGGCCTGA
- a CDS encoding thymidine kinase, with product MAKLYFRYGAMNSGKSTGLLQAAFNYEERGQRVLLAKPEVDVKGEGDVVSRLGVTRAVDFLVPAGADVRELFRRHATGDDPDALVGHVEAPPVACLLVDEAQFLEPAQVDDLLRIAVLDGVPVIAYGLRTDFRTRSFPGSARLLELAHSLEELKTICRCGRKAVFNTRKVVDPATGAEHFVFEGDQVAIDGVQVTYESLCGTCYLAESGGALG from the coding sequence GTGGCCAAGCTCTACTTCCGCTACGGGGCCATGAACTCCGGCAAGTCCACGGGCCTGCTGCAGGCCGCCTTCAACTACGAGGAGCGCGGCCAGCGGGTGCTGCTGGCCAAGCCGGAGGTGGACGTGAAGGGGGAGGGCGACGTCGTGTCCCGCCTCGGTGTGACCCGCGCCGTGGACTTCCTCGTCCCGGCGGGAGCGGACGTGCGGGAGCTGTTCCGCCGGCACGCCACCGGTGACGACCCGGACGCCCTCGTGGGGCACGTGGAGGCTCCGCCCGTGGCGTGCCTTCTCGTGGACGAGGCGCAGTTCCTCGAGCCGGCGCAGGTGGACGACCTGCTGCGCATCGCCGTGCTCGACGGCGTCCCCGTGATCGCCTACGGGCTGCGCACCGACTTCCGCACCCGCTCCTTCCCGGGCTCCGCGCGGCTGCTGGAGCTGGCGCACTCCCTCGAGGAGCTGAAGACCATCTGCCGGTGCGGCCGGAAGGCGGTGTTCAACACGCGCAAGGTCGTGGACCCGGCCACGGGCGCCGAGCACTTCGTGTTCGAGGGGGACCAGGTGGCGATCGACGGTGTCCAGGTGACCTACGAGTCCCTGTGCGGCACGTGCTACCTGGCGGAGTCCGGCGGTGCCCTGGGCTGA
- a CDS encoding helix-turn-helix domain-containing protein: protein MTLLTVGEAAERLKVSDRYVRRLVERGDVPARRLGESWFIDERALTRRARRAPGIGRTWAPRTAWAAVDLLAGGNGRAFLDQPRISRLRSRLRTLTAAEMHRLAENRARPHRFHASPRARAKLADALVPSGVSALDQSDLARRFGFAAVEGSQREEGYLLGDLEALQSRLRLDASAAGEVVIRHIPAPVDPSALLRTEAVVALDLMDSDDVRERAAGREALDRLLHRVWVKSRVVV, encoded by the coding sequence ATGACTCTTCTGACGGTGGGGGAGGCCGCCGAGCGCCTCAAGGTCTCCGACCGCTATGTGCGGCGTCTCGTCGAGCGCGGTGATGTGCCGGCCCGCCGCCTCGGAGAATCCTGGTTCATCGATGAGCGCGCGCTGACCCGTCGTGCCCGCAGGGCGCCGGGTATCGGCCGCACTTGGGCTCCGCGGACCGCCTGGGCCGCCGTCGACCTCCTTGCCGGAGGAAACGGACGGGCCTTCCTCGACCAGCCGCGGATCTCCCGTCTGCGCTCCCGGCTGCGAACGCTCACCGCTGCCGAGATGCACCGACTGGCTGAGAACAGGGCCCGGCCCCACCGGTTCCACGCCTCGCCTCGAGCTCGAGCCAAGCTCGCCGACGCTCTCGTGCCCTCGGGGGTGTCCGCCCTGGATCAGTCGGATCTCGCCCGCCGCTTCGGGTTCGCCGCTGTCGAAGGGAGCCAGCGAGAGGAGGGCTATCTGCTCGGCGACCTGGAGGCTCTCCAGTCGCGGCTCCGCCTCGACGCCTCGGCGGCGGGGGAAGTGGTGATCCGCCACATACCTGCCCCCGTGGATCCCTCCGCCCTGCTTCGCACTGAGGCAGTCGTGGCGCTGGACCTCATGGACTCCGACGACGTCCGTGAGCGGGCCGCTGGGCGAGAGGCCCTCGATCGACTGTTGCATCGTGTCTGGGTCAAGTCCCGAGTAGTGGTGTAA
- a CDS encoding DUF3151 domain-containing protein → MSESLIGKNLMEPPATRLPEEPEVLARLEAGDLPEDIVPVAPESSLVWALMAEDAWAEGRTVDSYAYARVGYHRGLDALRRAGWRGAGPVPYAHEPNRGFLRALYALGRAAAGIGESEEVERIRTFLRDSDPTAAEQIEAGQGRAQG, encoded by the coding sequence ATGTCCGAGTCCCTGATCGGCAAGAACCTGATGGAGCCGCCGGCCACGCGCCTGCCGGAGGAGCCGGAGGTGCTGGCCCGGCTCGAGGCAGGTGACCTGCCCGAGGACATCGTGCCGGTGGCGCCCGAGTCCTCCCTGGTGTGGGCGCTCATGGCGGAGGACGCGTGGGCCGAGGGCCGGACCGTGGACTCCTATGCGTACGCCCGCGTCGGCTACCACCGGGGTCTGGACGCGCTGCGCCGGGCGGGGTGGCGCGGCGCCGGCCCGGTGCCGTACGCCCACGAGCCCAACCGCGGCTTCCTGCGCGCCCTGTACGCGCTGGGCCGCGCGGCCGCCGGGATCGGGGAGTCCGAGGAGGTCGAGCGCATCCGCACCTTCCTGCGGGACTCGGACCCCACGGCCGCAGAGCAGATCGAGGCCGGCCAGGGCCGCGCCCAGGGCTGA
- a CDS encoding IS256-like element ISMlu1 family transposase, translating to MTAPHIVDPAGLLGEALSEASPDLMRSLLQTVINSLLSADADAVVGAEWGKPTPGRATQRNGYRHRDLDTRVGTLDVAIPKLRSGTYFPEWLLERRKRAESALITVVADCYLAGVSTRRMDKLVKTLGINALSKSQVSRMATELDEQVESFRHRPLGEAGPFTFVAADALSMKVREGGRVVNAVVLLATGVNGDGHREVLGLRVATSETGSAWNEFFADLVARGLTGVRLVTSDAHTGLKDAIAANLPGATWQRCRTHYAANLMGITPKSMWPAVKAMLHSVYDQPDAASVDAQFDRLLDYVSEKLPAVAEHLDGARADILAFTTFPKDVWTQIWSNNPAERLNREIRRRTDAVGIFPNRAAIVRLVGAVLAEQTDEWAEGRRYLGLEVLARCRLTTVDDTENEVNAEPETTLELSA from the coding sequence ATGACCGCTCCTCATATTGTCGACCCTGCCGGCCTGCTCGGCGAAGCCCTGTCCGAAGCATCCCCGGATTTGATGCGTTCGTTGCTGCAGACCGTGATCAACTCCCTGCTCTCCGCTGACGCCGACGCGGTGGTCGGCGCCGAATGGGGTAAACCCACCCCGGGCCGAGCTACCCAGCGCAACGGGTACCGGCACCGGGACCTGGACACCCGGGTCGGGACCCTGGACGTGGCGATCCCCAAACTCAGGTCGGGCACGTACTTCCCGGAGTGGCTGCTCGAGCGCCGCAAAAGGGCCGAATCCGCGCTGATCACGGTGGTCGCCGACTGCTACCTGGCCGGGGTCTCGACCCGGCGGATGGACAAACTGGTCAAGACCCTCGGGATCAACGCGCTGTCGAAGTCCCAGGTCTCGCGGATGGCCACCGAGCTGGACGAGCAGGTCGAGTCCTTCCGTCATCGCCCGCTCGGGGAGGCTGGGCCGTTCACGTTCGTGGCCGCCGACGCGCTGAGCATGAAGGTCCGCGAGGGCGGCCGGGTGGTCAACGCCGTGGTGCTGCTGGCCACCGGGGTCAATGGTGACGGCCACCGCGAGGTCCTCGGCCTGCGGGTGGCCACCTCGGAGACGGGGTCGGCGTGGAACGAGTTCTTCGCCGACCTGGTGGCCCGGGGCCTGACCGGAGTCCGCCTGGTCACTTCCGACGCCCACACCGGGCTCAAGGACGCCATCGCCGCGAACCTGCCCGGAGCGACCTGGCAGCGGTGCCGGACCCACTACGCGGCGAACCTGATGGGCATCACCCCCAAGTCCATGTGGCCGGCCGTGAAGGCCATGCTGCACTCGGTGTATGACCAGCCCGACGCCGCCAGCGTGGACGCCCAGTTCGACCGGCTGCTGGACTACGTCAGCGAAAAGCTGCCCGCGGTGGCCGAACACCTCGATGGTGCCCGGGCGGACATCCTGGCGTTCACCACGTTCCCCAAGGACGTGTGGACCCAGATCTGGTCGAACAACCCGGCCGAACGGCTCAACCGCGAGATCCGGCGTCGCACCGACGCCGTGGGCATCTTCCCGAACCGGGCAGCGATCGTGCGCCTGGTCGGGGCGGTGCTGGCTGAGCAGACCGATGAGTGGGCCGAGGGCCGCCGCTACCTCGGCCTCGAGGTGTTGGCCCGCTGCCGCCTCACCACCGTGGACGACACCGAGAACGAGGTGAACGCCGAACCGGAAACCACCCTCGAACTCAGCGCCTAA
- a CDS encoding adenylosuccinate synthase codes for MPAIAIVGAQWGDEGKGKATDLLGGRVDYVVKPNGGNNAGHTVVVNGEKFELKLLPAGILSPNAVPVIGNGVVVNLEALFEEIDGLESRGHSCEHLKISANAHLVAPYHQTMDKVTERFLGQRAIGTTGRGIGPTYMDKVARLGIRVQDIFDESILRQKIEGALRQKNELLVKLYNRRAVTVDEIAEYFLGYADRLRPMVVDSVNLLNDALDEGKVVLMEGGQATYLDVDHGTYPFVTSSNPTAGGAAVGAGIGPTRFSRTIGIVKAYTTRVGAGPFPTELFDEMGEQLRTTGGEFGVNTGRPRRTGWYDAVMAHYAARINGFTDYFLTKLDVLTGIEKIPVCVAYEVDGVRHDRMPMTQTEFHHAKPVYELFDGWTEDISGARAFTDLPLNAQHYVEALEKLSGCRISAIGVGPGRDQVVQVRDLIQD; via the coding sequence ATGCCAGCGATCGCGATCGTCGGAGCCCAGTGGGGCGACGAGGGCAAGGGCAAGGCCACGGACCTGCTGGGCGGGCGAGTGGACTACGTCGTCAAGCCGAACGGCGGCAACAACGCCGGGCACACCGTCGTCGTCAACGGGGAGAAGTTCGAGCTCAAGCTGCTGCCCGCCGGCATCCTCTCCCCCAACGCGGTGCCGGTGATCGGCAACGGCGTGGTGGTGAACCTGGAGGCGCTGTTCGAGGAGATCGACGGGCTCGAGTCCCGCGGCCACTCGTGCGAGCACCTGAAGATCTCCGCCAACGCCCACCTCGTGGCGCCGTACCACCAGACCATGGACAAGGTGACCGAGCGGTTCCTGGGCCAGCGCGCGATCGGCACCACCGGCCGCGGCATCGGCCCCACCTACATGGACAAGGTGGCCCGCCTGGGCATCCGCGTGCAGGACATCTTCGACGAGTCGATCCTGCGGCAGAAGATCGAGGGCGCCCTGCGGCAGAAGAACGAGCTGCTGGTGAAGCTCTACAACCGCCGCGCCGTGACCGTGGACGAGATCGCCGAGTACTTCCTGGGCTACGCGGACCGCCTGCGCCCCATGGTCGTGGACTCCGTGAACCTGCTCAACGACGCCCTGGACGAGGGCAAGGTGGTGCTCATGGAGGGCGGCCAGGCCACCTACCTGGACGTGGACCACGGCACCTACCCGTTCGTGACCTCGTCCAACCCGACCGCCGGCGGCGCGGCCGTGGGCGCGGGCATCGGCCCCACCCGCTTCTCCCGGACCATCGGCATCGTGAAGGCCTACACCACGCGCGTCGGCGCCGGCCCGTTCCCCACGGAGCTCTTCGACGAGATGGGCGAGCAGCTGCGCACCACCGGCGGCGAGTTCGGCGTGAACACCGGCCGCCCGCGGCGCACCGGCTGGTACGACGCCGTCATGGCCCACTACGCCGCGCGGATCAACGGCTTCACGGACTACTTCCTCACCAAGCTGGACGTGCTCACCGGCATCGAGAAGATCCCGGTGTGCGTGGCCTACGAGGTGGACGGCGTGCGCCACGACCGCATGCCCATGACCCAGACCGAGTTCCACCACGCGAAGCCGGTCTACGAGCTCTTCGACGGGTGGACCGAGGACATCTCCGGCGCCCGCGCGTTCACGGATCTGCCGCTGAACGCCCAGCACTACGTGGAGGCCCTCGAGAAGCTCTCCGGCTGCCGGATCTCGGCGATCGGCGTGGGCCCGGGCCGCGACCAGGTGGTCCAGGTCCGGGACCTCATCCAGGACTGA